The DNA window CGCCTGGCGGAGGGTCAGGTTGGGCGTCCGCTCCAGCGTTCGCTTCATTTCGCGCGCGTAGAGCACCTTGTCGGCTTGGGCCCGCAGCGCACGCACGGCCGGTCCCTTGCTGGTGTTGAGCATGCGCATCTGGATGTACGTCTTGTCGATGTTGCGCCCCATCTCCCCGCCGAGGGCGTCGATCTCCCGCACCACGTGTCCCTTGGCCGGCCCGCCAATCGACGGGTTGCACGGCATGAGCGCAATCGTATCCAGGTTGAGCGTGAGCACCAACGTCCGGCACCCCAGCCGAGCCGCGGCCAGCGCCGCCTCGCATCCGGCGTGTCCGGCCCCGACGACGATCACGTCGTACTCCCCGGCAAAATAGGTGGTCGTCATGCGCTATCCCTCCTTTGGTCCGCATCCCGCCACGGCCCCGTTTCATTTGCCGAGGCAGAACTGGCGGAAGATCTGGTCGATCAGCTCCTCCGACGCCGTCTCGCCGATGATCTCCCCCAACCGATCGAAGCACCGCTTGAGGTCGATGGCCACCGTGTCCACGGGAACGCCGGCCTCCACGCCGGCGATAGCCTCGTTCAAGGCCGCGCGCGCCTCGCGCAGGAGGCGGATGTGGCGGACGTTCGACACGTAGGTCAAGTCGCCGGCCGGCACGTTGCCGGTGTAAAACTGCCGGGCGATGGCGTCCTCCAGCTCGTCGAGGCCCTCTTCCGTGCGCATCGACGTCAGCACCACCGGCCGATCGGCAAAGGCCGCCCGCACCTCGTCCAGTTCAATCCGCCGCGGCAAGTCGGCCTTGTTGACGACCACGATGGTGTTGAGGGTGCGGGTCATGTCGATGAGCTGCCGGTCGGTGGCGGTGAGGGGTTCGCTGTGGTTCAGCACGAGGAGAACGAGATCGGCCGTTTGGAGCACCTCCTGCGCCCGCTGTACGCCGATGCGCTCGACGAGGTCCTCCGTGTCGCGTATCCCCGCCGTGTCGATGAGGCGCAGGGGAATGCCGCGCACGTTGACCTGCTCCTCGATCAGGTCGCGCGTGGTGCCGGGAATGTCGGTGACGATGGCCCGCGCTTCATGGGCCAAGGCGTTGAGGAGCGACGACTTGCCCACGTTGGGCCGGCCGACGATGGCCGTGGCCACCCCCTCGCGCAGGATCTTCCCCTGCCGCGCCGTCTCCAGCAAGCGGTCGATCTCCGCGCCGATCTCCCGGCACCGCTCGAGCAGGAGGGACCGGGTCACCTCCTCCACGTCGTGCTCGGGGTAGTCGATGGTGACCTCAATATGGGCCAACAGCTCGACGATCCGCCGGCGCAGGCGGCGGATGAGGTTCGACAGCCGCCCTTCCATCTGCTGCAGGGCCACGGCCATCGCCCGGTCCGTCTTGGCCCGGATCAGGTCGATCACCGCTTCGGCCTGGGCCAGGTCGATGCGGCCGTTCAGAAAGGCGCGCTTGGTAAACTCCCCCGGTTCGGCCAGGCGCGCCCCGTGGTCCAGGACGAGCTGAAGCACGCGGCTGGTCGTCACGATGCCGCCGTGGCAGTTGATCTCCACCACATCCTCCCGCGTATACGTGCGGGGCGCGCGCATCACCGCG is part of the Calditerricola satsumensis genome and encodes:
- the mnmE gene encoding tRNA uridine-5-carboxymethylaminomethyl(34) synthesis GTPase MnmE; amino-acid sequence: METDTIAAIATPMGEGAIGIVRVSGPDAIPIVNKLFRGKDLSRVASHTIHYGHLVDPATGETVEEVLVAVMRAPRTYTREDVVEINCHGGIVTTSRVLQLVLDHGARLAEPGEFTKRAFLNGRIDLAQAEAVIDLIRAKTDRAMAVALQQMEGRLSNLIRRLRRRIVELLAHIEVTIDYPEHDVEEVTRSLLLERCREIGAEIDRLLETARQGKILREGVATAIVGRPNVGKSSLLNALAHEARAIVTDIPGTTRDLIEEQVNVRGIPLRLIDTAGIRDTEDLVERIGVQRAQEVLQTADLVLLVLNHSEPLTATDRQLIDMTRTLNTIVVVNKADLPRRIELDEVRAAFADRPVVLTSMRTEEGLDELEDAIARQFYTGNVPAGDLTYVSNVRHIRLLREARAALNEAIAGVEAGVPVDTVAIDLKRCFDRLGEIIGETASEELIDQIFRQFCLGK